In Zonotrichia albicollis isolate bZonAlb1 chromosome 11, bZonAlb1.hap1, whole genome shotgun sequence, a single genomic region encodes these proteins:
- the LOC141730606 gene encoding uncharacterized protein LOC141730606, with translation MPLPATPPASREPEYHSGPRGPAESAKIPAKIEKKDPVMGAAILPETTCRHGRRHLAGIHVSVWAPPSCRKPRVGMGAAIFPETTCRHGRRHLDRIQVSAWAPPSCRKPRVGMGASILPETTCLHQLCHLSEPRGYPDALDAPPRDAAGLTRTGISFRPPGTRGKRKNPGKNREKRSGHGGRHLAGNHVSAWAPPSSRKPRVGMGASILPETTCLHQRRHLSEPRGYPHALDAPSRDAAGLTRTGISFRPPGTRGKRKNPGKNREKRSGHGGRHLAGNHVSAWAPPSCRKPRVGMGAAILAESTCRYGRRHLAGNYVSPRAPPSWIRVSFNR, from the coding sequence ATGCCCCTCCCCGCGACGCCGCCGGCCTCACGCGAACCGGAATATCATTCCGGCCCCCGGGGACCCGCGGAAAGCGCAAAAATCCCGGCAAAAATCGAGAAAAAAGATCCGGtcatgggggccgccatcttgccggaaaccacgtgtcggcatgggcgccgccatcttgccggaatccacgtgtcggtatgggcgccgccatcttgccggaaaccacgtgtcggcatgggcgctgCCATCTttccggaaaccacgtgtcggcatgggcgccgccatcttgacCGAATCCaggtgtcggcatgggcgccgccatcttgccggaaaccacgtgtcggcatgggcgcttccatcttgccggaaaccacgtgtcttcATCAGCTCTGCCATCTATCCGAGCCCAGAGGCTACCCCGACGCCTTAGATGCCCCTCCCCGCGACGCCGCCGGCCTCACGCGAACTGGAATATCATTCCGGCCCCCGGGGACCCGCGGAAAGCGCAAAAATCCCGGCAAAAATCGAGAAAAAAGATCCGGtcatgggggccgccatcttgccggaaaccacgtgtcggcatgggcgccgccatctagccggaaaccacgtgtcggcatgggcgcctccatcttgccggaaaccacgtgtcttcATCAGCGCCGCCATCTATCCGAGCCTAGAGGCTACCCCCACGCCTTAGATGCCCCTTCCCGCGACGCCGCCGGCCTCACACGAACCGGAATATCATTCCGGCCCCCGGGGACCCGCGGAAAGCGCAAAAATCCCGGCAAAAATCGAGAAAAAAGATCCGGtcatgggggccgccatcttgccggaaaccacgtgtcggcatgggcgccgccatcttgccggaaaccacgtgtcggcatgggcgccgccatcttggcggaatccacgtgtcggtatgggcgccgccatcttgccggaaactaCGTGTCGCcacgggcgccgccatcttggattaGGGTTAGTTTTAATCGGTAA